From the Limanda limanda chromosome 2, fLimLim1.1, whole genome shotgun sequence genome, one window contains:
- the LOC133027461 gene encoding alpha-2C adrenergic receptor-like has translation MNFFNSSSLEDGMEAENISSNSTSQSEYSQLAIWGLAGLVSFLILFTIVGNVLVVIAVLTSRALKPPQNLFLVSLASADILVATLVIPFSLANELMGYWFFGKIWCDIYLALDVLFCTSSIVHLCAISLDRYWSVTQALEYNLKRTPKRVKGMIVVVWLISAVISFPPLISMDRTSNEASPQCILNDETWYILYSSIGSFFAPCVIMILVYIRIYQVAKTRTRTMSEKKRDVDSPRENGTDKAEPGGSVKSNRGGSVKDQERENGHCQEQAAQSPLPNEPKHGSTDHDEDFEDSSSSDEKPKKNSTSSKHHHEDRKDRKSSRKSSSASKYSSRKSRASSKSMELFSSRRKRRSTVNRKKISAAREKRFTFVLAVVMGVFVLCWFPFFFSYSLYGICREPCQIPETLFKFFFWIGYVNSSLNPVIYTIFNQDFRRAFQKILCKSWKRSF, from the coding sequence ATGAATTTCTTTAACAGCTCTAGCCTGGAGGACGGGATGGAGGCAGAAAACATCTCCTCTAATTCCACTTCTCAGAGCGAGTACAGCCAGCTGGCCATCTGGGGTCTGGCTGGACTGGTCAGCTTCCTCATTTTGTTTACAATAGTCGGGAACGTCTTGGTTGTCATCGCTGTGTTAACAAGCAGAGCACTAAAACCACCCCAGAACCTTTTCCTGGTATCCCTGGCCAGTGCTGACATACTGGTGGCCACCCTCGTCATTCCCTTCTCTTTGGCAAATGAACTCATGGGCTACTGGTTCTTTGGTAAAATCTGGTGTGACATCTACCTGGCCCTGGACGTTTTATTCTGCACCTCTTCTATTGTTCACCTGTGCGCCATTAGTCTGGACAGGTACTGGTCTGTGACACAGGCTTTAGAGTACAACCTGAAGAGGACACCTAAAAGAGTCAAAGGGATGATTGTGGTGGTGTGGTTGATCTCGGCTGTCATCTCCTTCCCACCGCTCATATCCATGGACAGGACCAGCAACGAGGCCAGTCCCCAGTGTATCCTGAACGACGAGACCTGGTATATCCTCTACTCCAGCATTGGATCATTCTTCGCCCCCTGCGTTATCATGATCCTGGTATATATCCGCATCTACCAGGTGGCAAAGACCAGGACCAGAACAAtgtcagagaagaagagggatgTGGACTCCCCTCGGGAGAACGGGACGGACAAGGCTGAGCCAGGCGGGTCAGTGAAGTCCAACAGGGGCGGGAGCGTGAAGGACCAGGAACGTGAGAATGGGCACTGCCAGGAGCAGGCGGCTCAGTCCCCCCTACCCAACGAGCCGAAGCACGGGTCCACAGACCACGACGAGGACTTTGAAGACAGCAGCTCATCGGACGAGAAGCCTAAAAAAAATTCGACTTCCTCCAAACATCACCACGAAGACAGGAAAGACAGGAAGTCCAGCCGGAAGAGCAGCTCCGCCTCTAAATACTCCAGCAGAAAGTCGCGTGCCAGCTCCAAGTCCATGGAGCTGTTCTCGTCTCGCCGCAAACGCAGGAGCACCGTCAACCGAAAGAAAATCTCTGCCGCTAGGGAAAAGCGCTTCACCTTTGTCCTTGCTGTCGTCATGGGCGTATTCGTCCTGTGCTGgttccccttcttcttctcctacAGCCTGTACGGCATCTGCCGGGAGCCGTGCCAGATCCCGGAGACCCTCTTCAAGTTCTTTTTCTGGATTGGGTACGTTAACAGCTCTCTAAACCCGGTCATCTACACCATCTTCAACCAGGACTTCCGCAGAGCCTTCCAGAAGATCCTCTGCAAGTCGTGGAAACGCTCGTTCTGA